A window of the Candidatus Neomarinimicrobiota bacterium genome harbors these coding sequences:
- a CDS encoding alpha-isopropylmalate synthase regulatory domain-containing protein — protein VRVLNEKHGTQSKVRVLIESSDEHSSWSTVGVSDNIIEASWQALSDSLNYKLFKSQPYRKTRR, from the coding sequence GGTACGGGTGCTGAATGAAAAGCACGGAACCCAATCGAAAGTACGCGTGTTGATTGAATCCAGTGATGAACACTCATCGTGGTCTACCGTTGGCGTTTCAGACAATATCATTGAGGCGAGCTGGCAGGCACTCAGTGACAGTCTCAATTATAAGCTTTTTAAGTCCCAACCATACAGAAAAACTCGCCGTTGA